The stretch of DNA agcacctttatttttaagagtgaaggtTGCATAACTTTAATGCCTCCATCAAAAGTCTATATCTAAATGCATTTTCCTGGAAAGTCTGAGCTAGAATAGCTTGTGAGAGCTCGATTATAAACACACTGAGGCTGTGAAAACGACTAGCGAGTAGATGGACGTTTATTGAGCATGACAACATCTGCAGACCCATTTAGACAAGTAAGCTTTACTGCTTTATTTTAAGTCGTAgaataaagtgttaaaataactTGAGCTTGTGTTCACCATAGACCTTATTTCAAACGAATGCAACCAGAAGTGGCAGGTTTTGGCCTACAGAAACACTCTATTGGGCAAAAAAAGCAAGactcacaccattggttgatGAATTGCTGCTAACATGTAAATTAAGCTTTGTATTTGAACTAATTGCACACTTAACATGTACTTGTTTTCATTGATCTTCCTATTTACTGTGCCTCTGACTGCTCATGCAAATCCATTTTTCATATCACGTCCACCCATGGGATTATCCATCTGCAATATAGTGTTATATAACTGCAGTAATATCTGTCTTTAATCATAAAACAGTGGTCAGAGGAAGGTTTGCTGGAATGTCAATCATCCGTTGCTTGTTTAAGGAAATGTGGACGATGTAGATATGAATGCAGCGCTCACCTGCCATGCTTTCACTGATAACCGCTGCAGGTGAGGATGTACTCCAGAGCCATGGCCATCATAGGAGGGTTTCTGGTGCTGGCCAGCGGAGCAGGAGAGGTTTACAGACAGAAACCCCGCACACGCTCGCTGCAGTCCACCGGACAGGTCTTCCTGGGGATTTACTTGATCTGTACGGTGAGTTTGTCCAGTTCATTTGCTTCTCTGTTTCTGCATCCCgaggtaactaggaattacataAGCTTCAGTCTGAATCCAACCTTCAccaacacctgagaagagatgatgctaACCCTGGAACAGCATataaaactaccaaattttgcttaatcacaacatataatcattgcagttaatagtgtttgtttgattatgtgtaatttgtaactaactgaacatttctgccatagtcaccactaataacctactcctaaatatatattataatataaacgTAGAAACTTAAAatgttctgtaaagctgctttgcaatgattcgtgaaaagcgctatacaaataaacttgaactgAATCACAAACAGATCAGACCGTGCTGACGTTTGATTCTCATAGTCATGGAAAACCTAGGCAACTTTACAAAGGAGATTTGCAGGCCTGGAAAAGTCAtagaaattattcaaattgaTATTTTTGCAATTATTATCAGTTGTAAGATATAAGATAGAAATTGCTGtttaaatacagtatgtatgcAATTAACTAATAATAGTTCAAATCATTGACAACGATGTTTCATTAACAAGGCTCACTAACTTAAGCACTACttaaatgtacagtaaactTATGTGATTTGTCATATTTGAAACGGCAGGTTTTTATGGCTCgtatagtgagaatatggaggaaAAACAGCTCGGTTTTAATCAGAGACTCAAACTGAGCAATAGCTATGCACTTTGCTGccgatgctgatatttatatgatgaaattctgctgcttgtgatgtaaatcaatgagatgtTTCTAACAGTAGAgcagatactgacataaaaCGATCTAAATATCAGTCATCGCTCTATATCTGCAATAATATATCTCAGTAAgatgagattgaaatgatctaaacataTAATCCAGTGCTGATTGAAAGATGAAGAAAtaacgctcctcagaagatgtgagatgaagatcattcctccactgaggaacagtgaaagtaaagctcctcagaagatcgagacgcactgatttttctagaaagtgattgatggagaatcaagtaaagctgagctgcttcagtccagcaagtgttcatctggagacatgactgcagttattctgacgctTACTTGATCAAAACCAGTCGAGATTTGACAGCAGAAAAACACGACGAACCAGCTGGAagtagtttatatatatatatatatatatatatatatatatatattcaaaggCCTTTTACTTATTAAAAACTCTATAAACTATCAATTAGAGTGTGAAACAGGTTTAACAGCAAAGTTCTGCTCATTTTGAGGCCTTAGAAGTTCACATAACAAATATGATACTGTAGTCTTTATAGGGTTAATAGAATCCATCAtagaataaaaattttttttaaaaactaagtTCTTGAAATTCGTTTGcacatacacttttttttttttctctcggcATGTAATCCTTTTATTTGGATACATAGCAAACAAATTTCAaacaatttgtttttttcctttgatGGATTCTATTATTGACTTGAAATCGtgttacatgtatttaaaaaaaaaaaattttttttgcattgtcaGTTTATTACAATACAGCAACAATGACAGTttaacacacattacattatatatatatatatacatatacacactgtATCAAATCAGTATTAGTAGCAGCATTGTTGTTACATTGAGTCTTAAAtgtttgctgaaataaataccaGAAAAGATCGATTTGCGGCTTTTGAGAATCGATATCGAAACGACGTTATTTTTAAAAACGAtcaattgaaaaataatttatttttttgcccaGCCCTAGTTAACAGCACTGCTGTTATTTCTCCTCCAGGTTTACTCGCTCCAGCACAGTAAGGAGGACCGTCTGGCGTATCTGGACCATGTTCCCGGCGGTGAGATCACGGTCCAGCTGCTGGTGGTTGTGTTCGGGGTGCTGGCGCTCTCCTATCTCTCGGGCTGCTATGTGCGAGTGGCTTCGCAGATCCTGGCGGTTCTCTTACCTTTGATTGTGCTGTTCATCGATGGAAACATGGGATACTGGCACCGCAGCTGCCACGTGGAGTTCTGGAACCAGATTAAGCTCATCGGGCAGAACGTGGGCATCTTCGGAGCGGTGCTGATTCTAGCCACAGACAGCTGAAGACAGAGGAATATAACGGCAGCTGTGTACACCAGGAGAGACCGAACATGTGTCTCAGGGGATAAAGAGAATAACGCTCTCGAACACACAGAGGTGGACTACAATTCCCAGCTTGCTCTGGAATCGCCATCGCAAGCACAAAGACTGTTTACATTTCCtttgtttccattttttttatgcattatttaaaaattaagaaCGACTATGAGTcttaaaagttaaattaaagtTGAATGATGAATTTGAGGGAAGTTTGGAAAGATGTTATTGTCAGTTTTGATGTTCTTAAGCTGTATAGTAATGTGGGATTTTTTCCTCATGTTACCGACATTTAAAATGCCATTGCATTGTTTGCTGAAGCAGTTTAGTTTGCATTCCTTATACGACTTctataaaagcatcacaatgtcaattaaaacatttttgtatggAACCTACAAAATCTTTTGATTATTGCATGGTatttacagatagatagacaaacggacatagacagatagatagatagacagatagacagatagatagacaaacggacatagacagatagatagatggatagatagacagacagatagatagacaaacggacatagacagatagatagacagacagatagatagacaaacagacatagatagatagatagatagatagacaaacagacatagatagatagatggatggatagatagatagatagacaaacggacatagacagatagatagatagacagacagacagatagacagatagacagatagatagaaagaacgatagatagacaaacggacatagacagatagatagacagacatacaTACATAGATAAACAGACGTAGAcagacacagatagatagacaggaAGACAGATAGacaaatagatagacagacacagatagatagatagacagataggcATAGACAaacatagatagacagacagacgatAGATAAACAGGCGTAGACAAACCGACAGATAGTGTAAATATTACAACAGCCACTCAATAATTCACAGTATTACGTGTATTGTATAGTTTTATCAAGAGTAAATagattttgatcaaatatgctctcaaaatgtacaaaacttttactaaaacaatcatttaaaatgtaagttcTCTAAATGACTCGGCAAACAAAATTGGTCAAGAAAATGATGGTTCAGTACATCAAAGCACACAATACTACATTACCTCCTAGAATCCGCTTGTGAagatttaaagtaactgaataAAGCGGCAGGCCGTCCTCAGAGGTCAGGCTGGCTGCTCCAGGTATTGAGTTGCAAAAAGTAAACAAAGCTTCTCTGGCTTTTCAT from Onychostoma macrolepis isolate SWU-2019 chromosome 12, ASM1243209v1, whole genome shotgun sequence encodes:
- the tmem101 gene encoding transmembrane protein 101, which translates into the protein MAAATSKKALRFFSQFGAFILTRFSFWNCFSMLMLFAERADVKRKPDIQVPYLYFDLGAAVLCASFMSFGVKRRWFSLAAALHLALSTYVSYVGGQVHYGDWLKVRMYSRAMAIIGGFLVLASGAGEVYRQKPRTRSLQSTGQVFLGIYLICTVYSLQHSKEDRLAYLDHVPGGEITVQLLVVVFGVLALSYLSGCYVRVASQILAVLLPLIVLFIDGNMGYWHRSCHVEFWNQIKLIGQNVGIFGAVLILATDS